Proteins co-encoded in one Scomber scombrus chromosome 14, fScoSco1.1, whole genome shotgun sequence genomic window:
- the LOC133994398 gene encoding olfactory receptor 52L1-like — MRNFSEVTYFILADFYGMDDLKPVYFCMFLIIYMTIVAENVVLIGVIYSEKTLHEPMYLLLCNLAVNGLYGSTALLPAVLSNMLSHSHEISLQFCQIQIYTIHTYAIIEFTILAAMSYDRYMAICFPLTYHTIMSHRVVKLIVFTWLFPMLAFLIVFILTLQLRFCERTIENVYCVNYLLVKLACTDTSVVNIVGLLSVALFTLPQLIMIFYSYAHILRICIFSFSKSKLKALRTCTPHLLAITNYSIGCFFEIAQSRFNSSGMLYQTKLFLSLYFLIFPPILNPTIYGLSIQAIRLRLFRLFSSKNRQVQIM, encoded by the coding sequence ATGAGAAATTTTTCTGAagtgacatattttattttggctGATTTTTATGGAATGGATGACCTGAAGCCAGTATATTTCTGCATGTTCCTGATTATATACATGACCATTGTTGctgaaaatgtagttttaattgGAGTGATCTATTCTGAAAAAACCCTGCATGAGCCAATGTACCTGCTCCTGTGTAACCTGGCTGTGAATGGTCTTTATGGAAGCACTGCTTTACTGCCAGCAGTGCTGAGCAACATGCTCTCACACTCACACGAGATCTCTCTACAGTTCTGTCAGATACAGATTTACACTATACACACATATGCCATCATTGAATTCACAATTCTAGCAGCGATGAGTTATGACAGGTATATGGCCATTTGTTTTCCACTGACTTATCATACAATCATGTCACACAGAGTTGTGAAACTGATTGTTTTTACATGGCTTTTCCCCATGCTGGCAtttcttattgttttcattttaactcTTCAGCTGCGGTTTTGTGAGAGAACTATAGAAAATGTGTACTGTGTTAATTACTTACTGGTGAAACTTGCCTGCACAGATACGTCAGTTGTTAACATAGTTGGCCTGCTATCTGTAGCTCTGTTTACACTTCCACAGCTCATCATGATCTTTTATTCATATGCACACATCTTGAgaatatgtatattttcattCAGCAAATCCAAGCTGAAAGCTCTCCGGACTTGCACCCCCCACCTGCTAGCAATTACTAACTACTCAATTGGGTGCTTTTTTGAAATAGCACAAAGTCGATTCAACAGTAGTGGTATGCTTTACCAAACCAAGTTGTTTTTATCTCTGTACTTTTTGATATTTCCACCCATTCTTAATCCAACAATCTACGGTTTGAGTATTCAAGCCATAAGACTGCGACTATTCAGGCTTTTCAGCAGCAAAAACAGGCAAGTGCAAATAATGTAG
- the LOC133994399 gene encoding olfactory receptor 52L1-like, with amino-acid sequence MRNFSEVTYFILADFYGMDDLKPVYFCMFLIIYMTIVAENVVLIGVIYSEKTLHEPMYLLLCNLAVNGLYGSTALLPAVLSNMLSHSHEISLQFCQIQIYTIHTYAIIEFTILAAMSYDRYMAICFPLTYHTIMSHRVVKLIVFTWLFPMLAFLIVFILTLQLRFCERTIKNVYCVNYLLVKLACTDTSVVNIVGLLSVALFSLPQLIMIFYSYAHILRICIFSFSKSKLKALRTCTPHLLAITNYSIGCFFEIAQSRFNSSGMPYQTKLFLSLYFLIFPPILNPIIYGLSFQAIRLRLFRLFSSKNRQVQIM; translated from the coding sequence ATGAGAAATTTTTCTGAAGTGACATATTTTATTCTGGCTGATTTTTATGGAATGGATGACCTGAAGCCAGTATATTTCTGCATGTTCCTGATTATATACATGACCATTGTTGctgaaaatgtagttttaattgGAGTGATCTATTCTGAAAAAACCCTGCATGAGCCAATGTACCTGCTCCTGTGTAACCTGGCTGTGAATGGTCTTTATGGAAGCACTGCTTTACTGCCAGCAGTGCTGAGCAACATGCTCTCACACTCACATGAGATCTCTCTACAGTTCTGTCAGATACAGATTTACACTATACACACATATGCCATCATTGAATTCACAATTCTAGCAGCGATGAGTTATGACAGGTATATGGCCATTTGTTTTCCGCTGACTTATCATACAATCATGTCACACAGAGTTGTGAAACTGATTGTTTTTACATGGCTTTTCCCCATGCTGGCAtttcttattgttttcattttaactcTTCAGCTGCGGTTTTGTGAGAGaactataaaaaatgtgtactGTGTTAATTACTTACTGGTGAAACTTGCCTGCACAGATACGTCAGTTGTTAACATAGTTGGCCTGCTATCTGTAGCTCTGTTTTCACTTCCACAGCTCATCATGATCTTTTATTCATATGCACACATCTTGAgaatatgtatattttcattCAGCAAATCCAAGCTGAAAGCTCTCCGGACTTGCACCCCCCACCTGCTAGCAATAACTAACTACTCAATTGGGTGCTTTTTTGAAATAGCACAAAGTCGATTCAACAGTAGTGGTATGCCTTACCAAACTAAGTTGTTTTTATCTCTGTACTTTTTGATATTTCCACCCATTCTTAATCCAATAATCTACGGTTTGAGTTTTCAAGCCATAAGACTGCGACTGTTCAGGCTTTTCAGCAGCAAAAACAGGCAAGTGCAAATAATGTAG
- the LOC133994538 gene encoding olfactory receptor 52D1-like: MDNQTSLTFTMTAYAVMENYKHGMFTAFFLLYLITIILNTLLITVIYQNKKLHQPMNVFACMLSINEIYGSSALLPAVMSVLVSETHEITVKWCMAQVYFLHTYASAEFCILAVMGYDRYVAICYPLHYHSIMSNSKVCKLVALASLYPLVLFMCLYSLTVRLSFCGKVMPKLYCVNMELVKNSCTNASYISVVGLVFILILIAPQVIMTVFSYVQILRVCRTLLKESQGNALKTCIPHVLSLINYTIGSLFEIIQTRFNMSHVAFQARIFLSLYFVIIPPVTNPILYGLGTQMVRIQILKLFIKYKILPTQLAKAVIAA, translated from the coding sequence ATGGACAACCAGACGTCACTAACATTCACAATGACTGCATATGCTGTCATGGAAAACTACAAACACGGGATGTTTACTGCATTCTTCCTACTGTATCTTATTACTATTATTCTGAATACACTGCTGATTACGGTCATAtaccaaaacaaaaagctgCACCAACCTATGAATGTGTTTGCGTGTATGTTATCCATCAATGAAATCTACGGCAGCAGCGCCTTGTTACCTGCAGTTATGAGCGTGCTCGTATCCGAGACGCATGAAATAACTGTAAAATGGTGTATGGCTCAAGTCTATTTCCTACACACTTATGCGAGTGCTGAGTTTTGTATTTTAGCTGTTATGGGATACGACAGATATGTTGCCATCTGTTACCCACTTCATTACCACAGCATCATGTCTAATTCAAAAGTATGCAAACTTGTTGCATTAGCAAGCCTATATCCCctagttttatttatgtgtttgtacTCCTTAACTGTACGACTGTCCTTTTGTGGAAAAGTCATGCCAAAATTATACTGTGTGAACATGGAACTGGTCAAAAACTCATGCACGAATGCATCATACATAAGTGTAGTGGGACTTGTGTTTATTCTAATTCTTATTGCCCCTCAGGTAATAATGACTGTTTTCTCTTATGTGCAAATATTAAGAGTATGTAGGACATTATTGAAAGAATCTCAAGGCAATGCACTTAAAACTTGCATCCCACATGTATTATCTTTGATAAACTACACCATTGGTTCCTTATTTGAAATTATCCAAACAAGATTTAACATGAGTCATGTGGCTTTCCAGGCAAGGATCTTCCTTTCTTTATACTTTGTCATCATTCCACCAGTTACAAACCCGATCCTGTACGGATTGGGAACTCAGATGGTGAGAATTCAGATACTGAAGCTGTTTATTAAGTACAAGATCCTGCCAACACAGTTAGCAAAGGCAGTGATTGCTGCTTAA
- the rnf167 gene encoding LOW QUALITY PROTEIN: E3 ubiquitin-protein ligase RNF167 (The sequence of the model RefSeq protein was modified relative to this genomic sequence to represent the inferred CDS: deleted 1 base in 1 codon): MVHLSVWCMGARLSIPILVFCSILAPSPTHAYIYAHHSNMTSMLFEDLPALFGSPLPKDGLMGVLVVSRPLNGCTTIDPPPPLPPSFDANTTKFVVLIRRYDCNFDIKVLHAQQAGYSAAIVHNMYSETLLNMNYSNDTIAEEIVIPSVFTSFHASQMLRTYIIPEPGAYVILKPEFSFPLSYYLIPFTGVVGMIILVMCVVLVIRCVQYRKRLRKNRLSKEQLKRIPTHRFTKGDDYDVCAICLDEYEEGDKLRVLPCSHAYHCKCVDPWLTQTKKTCPVCKQRVTRQNQEPSESDSEEESGGRREEEGTEGEADSERTPLLRPSNPGSPSGAQGPIAPPPQ, encoded by the exons ATGGTGCACCTCAGTGTGTGGTGCATGGGAGCTCGACTGAGTATCCCTATACTGGTTTTCTGCAGTATACTGGCTCCATCACCCACACATGCCTATATCTATGCT CATCACAGCAATATGACCTCCATGTTGTTTGAAGACCTACCTGCCTTGTTTGGATCTCCGCTTCCTAAGGATGGATTAATG GGAGTTTTGGTGGTGTCCCGTCCTCTTAATGGCTGTACAACAATagaccctcctcctccactgccACCGTCTTTCGATGCCAACACCACCAAATTCGTAGTTCTTATCAGACGTTATGATTGCAATTTTGATATAAAG GTCTTGCATGCACAGCAAGCTGGATACAGCGCTGCGATCGTTCACAACATGTATTCAGAGACTCTGCTCAATATGAACTACAGCAATG ACACAATTGCAGAGGAGATTGTGATCCCCTCAGTATTCACCAGCTTCCACGCCTCCCAAATGCTCAGGACTTACATAATTCCAGAACCAGG AGCCTACGTGATCCTCAAGCCAGAGTTTTCTTTTCCACTCTCATACTACTTGATTCCCTTCACTGGAGTAGTTGGCATGATCATTCTTgtgatgtgtgttgttttg gTCATACGATGTGTACAGTACAGAAAAAGGTTGAGGAAAAATCGTTTGTCAAAGGAACAACTGAAGCGGATTCCAACCCACAGGTTCACTAAAG gGGACGACTATGATGTGTGTGCAATCTGTCTGGATGAGTATGAAGAAGGAGACAAGCTGCGTGTTTTACCTTGTTCACATG CTTACCACTGCAAGTGTGTAGACCCGTGGCTCACACAGACCAAGAAGACGTGTCCCGTGTGCAAACAGCGCGTCACTCGGCAAAACCAGGAGCCCTCAGAGTCGGACTCCGAGGAGGAGAGTGGAGGacgcagggaggaagaaggaacagagGGCGAAGCAGACTCTGAACGCACCCCTCTGCTTCGGCCCTCCAACCCCGGATCCCCCTCA GGAGCCCAAGGGCCTATTGCGCCACCACCACAGTGA